The region TAGTGTTGCAACTGTTTATAATAATTTGCGTTTATTTAAAAAAATTGGTTTTGTAGAAGAAATGACTTATGGGGATGGATCTAGTCGTTTCGACTTTGCTTCAACTCAGCATTATCATGCTATTTGTGAAAGTTGCGGTAAAATTGAAGACATCTATTATCCAGGGTTAGAAGATGTTGAAGCAGTGGCGCACAATTTAACAGGATATCAAGTGACTCGTCATCGGATGGAAGTCTATGGGATATGCCCTGAATGCCAAGCAAAAATGAACATAGCAGAAAGTTAACTTGCAATTCCGATAATAGTTGTTTTCACTCAGCTGTTATTGGAATTTTTTTCATAAAACAGTTAAACAGATTGAAGGGACTTTAAAGACCAGTGGAGACTTGTTTTTTACTTTTAGAAAAGCGATAATAGCAGCAATAGACTAAAAATAACGGTAGTGTAAAATGAACTGTTGCAAAAAGGGGAATCTGCATGACCACATTAAACGATGTTGCCAAAAAAGCTAATGTATCAAAAATGACAGTTTCGCGCGTGATCAATCATCCAGAACAAGTGACCGATGAACTGAAATCACTTGTATTTGAAGCGATGGAAGAACTGAACTACCGGCCTAATGTAGCCGCTAAAGCTTTAGCAAACAATCGCACACAAATCATTAAACTATTTATATTGGAAGAGATGGACACAACTGAACCGTATTATATGAATTTATTAACTGGTATTGCACAGGAATTAGATGCTCGCCATTATTCGCTGCAATTAGTAACGAAAAATAATTTCGATATTGGGGCATGCGATGGTTACATTATGTGCGGTGTTCGTGAAAAAGATTATGAATGGATAGGACGTGCCAACAAACCGGTAGTTTTATTCGGTGAAAATCGGCATGGGTATGATTTCGTCGATTCCGATAACCAAGCTGGTGTGGCCATGGCAACACAATATGCTATTGATTTAGGGTACCAACAAGTTATGTTTATTGGAATCGATATTGACGAGCTGTTTGAAAAATCAAGAGAAACAGGTTACCTACAAACGATGCAAAAGAACCAATTACCGCCAAAAATCATACGTTTTGGGAATCACTCAAGTGGAGCAGCACAATACATCAAAGAACATTGGACTCATTTTTCACCAAACACTATTTTTGTGTGCAGCTCTGATCGTTTAGCGATCGGCATAGAGCGAGGTATCCTTGAAATGGGTGGAAAGATTCCTAGTGACTTTGGCATTATTGGACACGATGGAGTCTTCTTGGATCAAATAGCTTTTCCGCAGTTAACTACTGTTAAACAAGCTGTAATTGAAATGGGTGGGGCTTGTGCAAAAATGTTAATGACTAAAATTGAACAAAACGGCGCAGCTCAAGAAAAAGTGTTATTCACACCAGAATTGATTACAAGAGGAACGACGAGAAAAGAACGATAAAAATAAACTAGTAAAGTGAGGCGAGTGAAATGAAAAAAGCAATGATCGTGGTAAATCCTTCATCTGGCAGTGAACAGGCTGAAAAATACGTTGACCAATTGAAAGCACAACTACAAAGTCACTTTGAGCAAATTGTCGTGAATAAAACAACTAAAGCAGGAGATGCAATACACTTTGCAAATAAAGCAGCGTTCTATCAATTTGATGCTCTTTTCTTAATGGGCGGTGATGGCACGATAAATGAAGGAATAAATGGTATCGCTATTCATGAACACCAACCAACTGTAGGAATCATTCCATTAGGAACGGTAAATAATTTTGCGCGTGCGTTAGAAATCTCTGTCGTACCCGAAGAAGCCATTGGTAATTTGGAACTAACCAGTCAAAAGAAAGTTGACTTAGGGAAAATAAACGATACTTATTTTGTTAGTACTGTCTCGGTTGGGCCTATTCCGGAAAGCGTGCAAAACGTAGATACTGACTCTAAGACTAAATTTGGGCCGTTAGCTTATGTTTTTGAAGGACTAAAAGCTTTGACTGATGAACATACTGCCCTTTTTGACTTAACGTTAGATGGAGAAAAAATTGAAGAGCACTACAGTATGCTGCTTATTGCTTTAAGCAACTCTGTTACAGGAATTGGAACAGTTTTTTCTTCAGCTGAAACAGATGATGGTTATTTGCAATTGTTATGTTTAAAAGAAACAACGGCAGTTGAAAAACTTCAACTTATCCCGGAATTATTCCGTAAAGATGAAGATTATTCTGATAAATTAGTTCTGAAGAAATTTAAAAAAGCTGCTATCAGCACAAAAGGAACAGAGAACTTTGTTTGTACTGTTGACGGCGATGCAGGACCGGCCTTCCCTATTGAAGTAGAAATTTTTCATAAACAGCTGACTGTTTTTGTACCGTCTAACTGAATGGACAGGTAAGCTAAAAAAATCCAAAAGCAGTTGTTGCTTATTGGATTTTTTCTTTTTTAAAAGAAAGGCAGATAGATTTTAGAGGGATAAATTTAGCAATTTAGCGGTGATTTGATTAGAATAAAGATAATAGAAAAGCAGCCTTGTTTAGAGTATGGATCAGGAGGTGGGAAAAATGACTGAACACGACTTAAAATGGTGGGAAAAAGCGATTATCTATCAAGTGTATCCAAGAAGCTTTCAAGACACAGATGGGAACGGCATAGGGGATTTACCTGGAGTGATTCAGCGGTTGGATTATATTCAAAAGCTCGGAGTCAATGCTATTTGGTTGAATCCTATTTTCAAATCCCCACAAGTCGATAATGGATATGACGTATCCGATTATTATGCAATTGATCCGATTTTTGGCACAATGGAAGATGCAGAGCTTGTCATTAAAGAAGCACATAAACGTGATTTAAAAGTTATTTTCGATCTCGTTTTAAATCACACTTCTATTGAGCATCCATGGTTTCAAGAAGCGTTAAAAGGTCCTGAAAATCCTCATCGGAACTTTTATATTTGGCATGATGCTCAGCCGAATGGTGACTTGCCAAATAATTGGGCTTCAATTTTTGGCGGTTCTGTCTGGGAAAAAGAACCAGTGGGCGATCAATATTATTTTCATTTGTTTAAAAAGGAAATGCCGGATCTAAATTGGGATAATCCTCATGTCGGCAAAGCGATGGTGGATATTGGGAAATTTTGGCTGGACAAAGGAGTAGACGGTTTTCGGTTAGATGCGTTTATCCATTTAGATAAGTTGGATGACTTTCCGAGTGAACCTCCTTTGCATGATGGCGACTTGGTTTCGGCACAACTCATTAACGAAAATTTGCCAAATATTAAAAACTATATCCAAGATTTGACCAGTGCATTGCGTAAAGTAAAACCCGATGTTTTTATACTGGGAGAAGCTGCTTCGGCAGATGCCGATTTAGCAGTCACCTATTCTGATCCTACCAATGATATGTGCGATACCATCATTTCTTTTATGCTGTTTCCTGAGGACCATTCTGTAAAAGATCCCAGATTGCCGTTCAATATGCAGCATGCTATTCTGGATAAAAAACAGTTTAAACAAACCATGTCAGAATGGCAAAAAAAATTAGCTCCTTTTGGCGGTCCTGCTCTTTACTGGAACAACCATGATATGCCTAGAGCCGTTTCCCGTTTTGGGGACGATACGAACTACCGCGAAAACAGCAGTAAAATGTTGGCAACGCTGATGTATTTACAAAAAGGAATTCCTTTTATTTTATATGGTGAAGAAATAGGGATGCGCAACTTAATTCATACAAATCCGCAAGAATTCGAAACTCCCGGTGCAACAGCTTTTTATGCTAAATCGAAAGCTTTGGGTTATACTGAAGAACATATTTTAATGGAATTAAATAGTACAGCACGTGATGTGAGTCGAGGAGCGATGCAATGGGATGACTCTCAATATGCGGGGTTTTCAACTATGCCGCCTTGGAGCGGTGTCAATCGAGAAGAGGACTACAATGTTGCTGAAGAGGAAAAAGAAGCAAAGAGTATTTTAGCTTATTATCGTCAGATTTTAACCTATAAAAAAATGCCGATTTTTACAGAAGGAACGTTTCATATGATGGAAACGAAAGAGAGCCTATACAGTTATGAAAGAGTGTTGGGCACACAGCGGGCAATTGTGGTTTGTAATTTTTCAGATACGGAAGAACGGATGCAAGAAGATGGAATTATTGAAAAAGAATGGCAAGTTTTGATTCAAAATGAAGGAAACGACGTAGAAGGTAATTGTGTCACATTAGGACCATATGGAGCTGTAGTTTTATTAAAAGGTATTGCTGACAATAGTAAAGACAAAAAATAAATGAACAGGCTTAAGTGCTTGTTCTTTTTTGTTACCGTTAACATCTTATTTGGTATTGTAAGTGCTTTCCTGTTTCAGTATCCTTACATTAAGCACACTAAGATAGATAGGAGGCAGAACATGTCAGAAAAATGGTGGCAAGAAGCCATTGTATATCAAGTCTATCCGCGTAGTTTTCAAGATAGCAATGGTGATGGGGTAGGGGATCTTCGGGGTGTAATCCAGCGTTTAGATTACATTCAGTCATTAGGTGTTTCGGTGATATGGTTAAATCCTATTTTTGTCTCACCGCAGATTGATAACGGCTACGACGTTTCTAATTATTACGCAATCGATCCGCTTTTCGGAACAATAGAGGATGCAGAAGAACTGATAGAAAAAGCTCACCAATATGGATTAAAAGTGATATTTGATTTTGTATTAAACCACACATCAGATCAACATCCTTGGTTCCAAGAAGCGCTTAAAGGGCCAGACAATCCGTATCGTGATTATTACCTTTGGGCTGACGGTAAAACTGCTGGACAATTACCCAATAATTGGGCTTCTTTTTTTGGCGGAACGGTATGGGAAAAAGAGCCGGCTGGCAATCAGTATTATTTCCATTTGTTCGCTAAAGAAATGCCTGATTTGAACTGGAACAACCCGGAAGTGCAGCTATCTATGTTGGATATCGCAACTTTTTGGATGGATAAAGGTGTAGATGGCTTTCGTTTAGATGCTTTTATTCATATGGATAAAGAAGCAGGTTACCCAGATGTACCAAATATAGTAGATGGACAAATTGTTTTAGCAGAGGAATATTATGCGAACTTGCCTAAAGTAAATCATTATATGAAGAACTTTGCACAAGCATTGCGCAAACAATACCCGGATGTTTTTTTAGTCGGGGAAGCGGCATCAGCCAATATTGACTTGGCCGTTAATTATTCAGATCCGCTGAATGAAGCATGTGATGCAGTAATAACTTTTCGTTATTTCTCAGAAGATGACACAAAGAAAGACGTACGCTTGCCTTTGACGATGCAGTCAGGAAAGTTGGACCTCAAAGCTTTTAAAGCAACGATGAGCGAATGGCAAGATCGATTAGGAGACTTTGGCGGACCAACACTGTATTGGAACAATCATGATATGGCACGCGCGGTCTCGCGTTTTGGTGATGTGATTCATTATCGCGAAAACAGCAGTAAGATGTTGGCTACATTGATGTACCTGCAAAAAGGAATTCCATTCATTTTAAATGGCGAAGAAATCGGCATGAAAAATTTAGAGATTCCGACAATTGATAAATTTGAAGCACCAGAAGCAAAAGGCTTTTATGAAAAAGCATTAGCTCTAGGATATAGTAAGGAACATATTTTACGGGAATTAAATGCAACTAGTAAAGATGCTAGCCGCGGCGTAATGCAATGGGATGATTCTGTATTTGCTGGATTTTCAACTAGCCCTCCATGGAGCGATGTTAACCAAGAAGCCGATTATCATGTTGCAGCTCAAGAAGCAGATGAAAAGAGTATTTTAAATTATTACCGCAAGTTGCTAAATTACAAACAAACACCTTTATTTACTAAAGGCAGCTTTAAATTAATCGAAACGAATGATCAGCTCTATTGCTACGAACGCACACTAGGAAAACAAACAGCATTGGTCTGCTGTAATTTCACAGACCAGCCTGTGTTCTTTGAAGACGAACGTTTTACAGAAGAGAACTTTACCGTTTTGCTAACGAATGACTTCAATTCATTGGAAGGGAAATTAGGCAAATTAGGCCCCTATGGTGCAGCTGTTTTAGTGTTCGGAATCGATGAAGAAAATGAACCGCATGAAGAAAATCGAATCAGTGTATTTTAAATATAAAAAAATTAACCGATTAAGAATGGAGAATGTCAGTAATGGAAACAGCAGCAATTTTTCACCGTCCAGATAGCGAATATGCTTATTTATATAAGGCAAACGAAATGCATATTCGGTTGCGTACTAAAAAAGGCGATGCCGCCCAAGTCAATATTATTAGCGGAGACCCTTATTTGCATGGTACTAAAAAATGGTATTTAGACCACGTTCCAATGAAATTGATCGCCAGTACAGATATTCATGATTACTGGATGATCGCTATAGGAGCTGAATTTAAAAGATTGTCATATGGGTTTCATGTCATCGGCACAGATAGTCTTGAAGTGTTTTATGGCGACAGAGGAGTTTTTCCTTTTGAAGAAAAATATTTGGAAGAAGCCAATACTTTTTTCCGTATGCCCTATTTTCAAGAGATTGATCGGTTTAAATCACCGGACTGGGTGAAAGAAACCGTTTGGTATCAGATTTTCCCAGAGCGTTTTGCTAATGGAGATACAAGCAACGACCCCGAAGGCACACTGCCATGGGGAAGTAAAGAGCATCCAACACGAGATGATTTCTACGGAGGAGACTTGCAAGGCGTAATCGACCATTTAGATTATTTGGTGGATTTGGGGATCAATGGTATTTATTTCTGTCCGATTTTTAGAGCAACCTCTAATCATAAGTATGATACGACGGATTATTTTGAGATTGACCCTGATTTTGGTGATAAAGAAACATTTAAAAAGCTGGTTGATGAAGCACATAAACGCGGCATTCGAATTATGCTAGATGCTGTTTTCAATCATATGGGAATGTTGTCTTATCAATGGGAAGATGTGATTGAGAACGAAGCTGATTCTAAATATGCAGACTGGTTCCATATTCATCAGTTTCCTGTAAAACTAGATGATTCTTTAACTACAGATGAGTTGGAAAATGTCGGCGAAGTTCCTTATGATACTTTTGCTTTTACAGGACATATGCCAAAATTAAATACAGCTAACCGTGAAGTGCAAGATTACTTATTGGAGATTGCAGCTTATTGGATACGAGAATTCGACATTGACGCGTGGCGGTTAGATGTAGCTAATGAAGTAGATCATCATTTCTGGAAACGATTCTATCAAGTGACAACGGATTTAAAAGAAGATTTTTATATCTTAGGAGAGATTTGGCATTCTTCTCAAAGCTGGCTTCAAGGAGATGAGTTCCATGCAGTAATGAATTATGCTTTTACGGAAACCATCGAAGATTACTTTATGAAAAAGAAAATTTCAGCCAGCAAAATGGTGGCCGGATTAAACGAACAGCTTATGTTGTACCGCCAGCAAACCAATGAAGTGATGTTTAATGTACTGGATTCCCATGATACAGCACGAATTTTATCTATTAGTAAAGGAAATAAAGACATTGTTAAATCCAGCCTAGCCTTTACCTTTATGCAAAACGGCTCTCCTTGTATTTATTATGGGACAGAGATTGGTATGGATGGGTTTGATGATCCCGATTGCCGCAAATGTATGGTTTGGGATGAAGCGCAACAAGACCTTAATATGCTAGCTTTCACAAAAGAGTTGATTGCTTTTAGAAAAGAACATCAGCAAAATTTAAGTTATGGTGAATTAAATTGGTTTGATGTACGTGATAATGAAGAAGTAGTCGGTTTGAAACGCACTTTGGGAGAAGAAACGCTGATTGCTTATTTTAACCAAGGAGAACAAGATCTTGAACTGGTTTTAGACAATATACCTGAGATTGTTATAGGACACTTGACCTTTAGTGATAATCGCTTGTTGTCGATCAAGCAGAACGGATTTGTTGTTTTCAAAATTAACTAGTCAACTTTTTTTGCATTAAGCCGGCTGCTTTCTAAAGAGAGCAGCCGGCTTATTTTGAGACAAAGGTACAGTTCTATTACATAGAGTTGATGAATTAGTAAAAATCGCGAGTGCAAACGGTTGCTGAAAACGGTTCTTTATTCCATAATAAAGGTATAGATGGGTATTATACTTTTAAAAGGGAGGATTTTCATTATGTCGAATAAGCGTTGGAAAAAAATAGCGTTGGGTTTGGTATCTTTGAGCGCGGTATTATTGGCTGCTTGCGGAGGCGGAGGAAAGTCGGAGGATTCTTCAGCATCTGGAGGAGGATCTAAAGAATCAACCACTTTGAAAGTAGATGTGGATCCAAGGTACACAGAATATGTTAATGAAATGATTCCGGCATTTGAAAAAGAGCACAATGTAACCGTTAAAATAACAGAAAAAGATATGTTTGATTCGATTGAAGCTCTGCCGCTTGATGGACCTGCTGGAATTGGAACGGATGTACTCGTTGCTCCGTATGACCGCATCGGTATTTTAGGTCAGCAAGGACACTTGGCAGAAGTTAAGCTGCCAGATGATGGACGCTATGATGAGATGGATGAAAAACAAGTATTGTCCGAAGACAAAATATACGGGGCCCCTTTTGTAATAGAAACATTGGTCATGTTTTACAATAAAGACCTAGTCGATACAGCACCAGCGACTTTCAAAGACTTAGAAGAACTGTCAACAGATGAACGCTTTGCTTTTGAAAGTGAAAAAGACAAAAACGTAGCATTTTTAGCTAACTGGGTATCTCCTTACCATTACTTAGGTTTAATAACAGGGTATGGCGGTTATATTTTTGGAGATAACGGAACAGATACAACTGACATTGGCTTAAATACGCCAGAAGCAGTTGAAGCGATCAATTATGCGTCCAACTGGTACAAAAATACTTGGCCTAAAGGTGCATTAGATGTGACGAGTGCTGAGAACTTTATGAATGATCAATTCACCAGCGGAAAGACAGCTGCAGTCATCAATGGTCCTTGGGGAGCTGCAAGTTATAAAGAGGCGAATGTAAATTATGGAGTCAGTACCATCCCTACTTTGCCGAATGGTGAAAACTATCAACCGTTTGCCGGAGGATCAGGATGGGCGATCAGCAACTATTCAAAAAATAAAGACCTGGCTCAAGAATGGCTAGACTATGTTAACAATACTGAAAATTCTCAAAAACTATATGAATTATCTGCTGAGATACCTGCAAATCAAGAAACACGAACTTCTATCAGTAAAGGCGAGGACGAATTGACAAATGCCGTGATCGAACAATACAATTCAGCAATGCCGATGCCGAATATACCAGAAATGGAAGAAGTTTGGACGGGAACCGAATCGATGATTTTTGATGCAGCCTCAGGGAATAAAACACCTAAAGAAGCAGCGGATGATACAGTTAAATTAATTCAAGACAACATTGAGCAAAAATACAGCACTCAATAAAAGCGATTTTGGCAGAGACGCAATATGTCTCTGCCAATCCTTTTGGTCATTAAAAGTTATTGCAAGTCAACTCTATGAGAGTAAGAATGGATAAACCATCTTGTTACCGCTAACAAGCAAAAAACGATTGCAAGAAAGCGTTTTATCAATGATAATAAGAATGTAAGAAAGAGAGCAAACAAACCAAATAAGAGGGGGATATCAAAATGAAAAAAAGTAATTGGAAAAAGTATGCAGTCGGCTTAGTATCTGCAAGTGCTTTGTTGTTGGCTGCTTGCGGCGGAGGAAGCGGTACCGATTCAACGTCTTCATCTAACAAAGAAAAAAATAGTGGAGACGAGCTACATATATCCGTTGATACGGGGTACATTAAATATATTGATGAAATCAAAGAAGCATTTGAAAAAGAACACGATGTGAAAATCAAAGTAACTGAAAGAGATATGTTTGAACAGTTAGAAGCATTGCCTCTAGATGGACCAGCTGGAAACGCTCCTGATATTATGATGTCAGCTTATGACCGCGTAGGCCCATTAGGACAACAGGGACACTTAGCTGAGATCACACTAGGAAATGAAGAGCAGTATGATGATACAGATAAAGCACTAGTAACCATTGATGATAAAATTTATGCAGAACCTGCAGTTATCGAAACACTTGTTTTATACTACAACAAAGATTTAGTTGATAAAGCACCTGAGACTTTTAAAGATTTAGAAGCATTATCAAAAGATAAAAAATACGACTTCGCAGGCGAAGCAGGTAAAAATACTGGTTTCTTAGCAAAGTGGACTGACTTTTACTTCTCTTATGGATTAGTTGCCGGCTACGGCGGTTATGTATTTGGCGATAATGGAACAGACCCGACAGATATTGGATTGAATAATAAAGGAGCAGTCGAAGCTATCACGTATGCAACTGACTGGTTCCAAAACGTTTGGCCTCAAGGTATGCAAGATATCACGAGTTCAGATGCCTTTATTACAGACCAATTCTTAGCTGGAAAAGTTGGAGCGTTTATTGGCGGACCTTGGCAAGCAGCGGCTTTGCAAGAAGCTGGAGTGAACTATGGCGTATCGACTATCCCAACTTTGAACAACGGTGAAGAGTATCAAGCATTCGGCGGCGGAAAAGGATGGGTCGTCAGCAACTATTCTAAAAATAAAGATGTGGCACAAGAATGGGTTGATTATGTCACAAATACAGAAAACCAAAACAAATTCTATGATATGACAAATGAGATTCCTGCAAATCAAGAGTCGCGTAAATACGCAACAGGACAAGACGATGAATTGACGACTGCAGTAATTGACCAATTCAAAGAAGCTCAGCCAATGCCAAATATTCCTGAAATGGCAGAAGTTTGGGCAGGGGCAGAAAACTTGATGTTTGATGCTGCTTCGGGCAACAAAACACCTAAACAATCTGCAGACGACGCTGCAAAACTAATTTCTGAATCGATTGAACAAAAATACACTAACTAGTTTTGTGCAAATAGGAACGACAGCTATCGGCAGAGAATGTTTTTATTCTCTGCCGATAATTGTTAAATAAAGAGAAGGGGGAGAAAGAAATGGCTAAGACAACACAGCCTAAATCAAAAAAGAATGAAAAGAAAGCGATGATCTATTCCATTATCCCGGGAATGGGACAATTTTATAATAATCAAAAATTCAAAGGGTTTGTTTTTTTAGGAATCTTCTTATTATTTGTTTTTGAAATGCTCAGTTTTGGAATCAATGCATTTGAAGGTTTAATCACTTTAGGCAGTGTACCCGTAGAAGACCATTCCTTATTTATCATGATTAGCGGAACACTGCAATTGATCATTACGGTTATCTTCTTGGCTTTTTATGCACTGAATATTTATGATGCTAAAAAGGTTGCTGATAGATGGAACAACGATTTAAAAGTCAATACGACAGCTAAAACTGTTTTATATAATGTTTACGATAACGGTTTTCCTTATCTTTTGATCGTTCCTGCCTATTTAATGATGGCTTTTACTATTATATTTCCAGTTTTAGTTACTTTGTTTATGGCGTTTACAAACTATGATTTCTATCATATTCCTCCAGCAAACTTGATTGACTGGATTGGTTTTAAAAACTTTACAAATATCTTATTTTTAAGTTCTTATCGCGATGCATTTTCTTCAGTATTTAGCTGGACTGTAATATGGACATTGTGTGCCACCACGTTGCAAATATCTTTAGGAATCTTAACAGCAGTAGTGACAAACCAATCTTTTATCAAAGGAAAACGGTTCTTTGGAGTTATCTTCTTATTGCCGTGGGCTGTACCTGCTTTTATTACAATTCTGTCTTTCTCCAACATATTTAATGATAGTATTGGTGCAATCAACACCCAAGTTATTCCACTGATCAATCACTTACCATTTGTTGAAATCGGAC is a window of Carnobacterium mobile DSM 4848 DNA encoding:
- a CDS encoding Fur family transcriptional regulator codes for the protein MANNQLLLQSMEKLKTSNIRITPQRYAVLEYLIEAHSHPTADEIYRSLVERFPNISVATVYNNLRLFKKIGFVEEMTYGDGSSRFDFASTQHYHAICESCGKIEDIYYPGLEDVEAVAHNLTGYQVTRHRMEVYGICPECQAKMNIAES
- a CDS encoding LacI family DNA-binding transcriptional regulator, yielding MTTLNDVAKKANVSKMTVSRVINHPEQVTDELKSLVFEAMEELNYRPNVAAKALANNRTQIIKLFILEEMDTTEPYYMNLLTGIAQELDARHYSLQLVTKNNFDIGACDGYIMCGVREKDYEWIGRANKPVVLFGENRHGYDFVDSDNQAGVAMATQYAIDLGYQQVMFIGIDIDELFEKSRETGYLQTMQKNQLPPKIIRFGNHSSGAAQYIKEHWTHFSPNTIFVCSSDRLAIGIERGILEMGGKIPSDFGIIGHDGVFLDQIAFPQLTTVKQAVIEMGGACAKMLMTKIEQNGAAQEKVLFTPELITRGTTRKER
- a CDS encoding diacylglycerol/lipid kinase family protein, whose translation is MKKAMIVVNPSSGSEQAEKYVDQLKAQLQSHFEQIVVNKTTKAGDAIHFANKAAFYQFDALFLMGGDGTINEGINGIAIHEHQPTVGIIPLGTVNNFARALEISVVPEEAIGNLELTSQKKVDLGKINDTYFVSTVSVGPIPESVQNVDTDSKTKFGPLAYVFEGLKALTDEHTALFDLTLDGEKIEEHYSMLLIALSNSVTGIGTVFSSAETDDGYLQLLCLKETTAVEKLQLIPELFRKDEDYSDKLVLKKFKKAAISTKGTENFVCTVDGDAGPAFPIEVEIFHKQLTVFVPSN
- a CDS encoding glycoside hydrolase family 13 protein, which produces MTEHDLKWWEKAIIYQVYPRSFQDTDGNGIGDLPGVIQRLDYIQKLGVNAIWLNPIFKSPQVDNGYDVSDYYAIDPIFGTMEDAELVIKEAHKRDLKVIFDLVLNHTSIEHPWFQEALKGPENPHRNFYIWHDAQPNGDLPNNWASIFGGSVWEKEPVGDQYYFHLFKKEMPDLNWDNPHVGKAMVDIGKFWLDKGVDGFRLDAFIHLDKLDDFPSEPPLHDGDLVSAQLINENLPNIKNYIQDLTSALRKVKPDVFILGEAASADADLAVTYSDPTNDMCDTIISFMLFPEDHSVKDPRLPFNMQHAILDKKQFKQTMSEWQKKLAPFGGPALYWNNHDMPRAVSRFGDDTNYRENSSKMLATLMYLQKGIPFILYGEEIGMRNLIHTNPQEFETPGATAFYAKSKALGYTEEHILMELNSTARDVSRGAMQWDDSQYAGFSTMPPWSGVNREEDYNVAEEEKEAKSILAYYRQILTYKKMPIFTEGTFHMMETKESLYSYERVLGTQRAIVVCNFSDTEERMQEDGIIEKEWQVLIQNEGNDVEGNCVTLGPYGAVVLLKGIADNSKDKK
- a CDS encoding glycoside hydrolase family 13 protein; this translates as MSEKWWQEAIVYQVYPRSFQDSNGDGVGDLRGVIQRLDYIQSLGVSVIWLNPIFVSPQIDNGYDVSNYYAIDPLFGTIEDAEELIEKAHQYGLKVIFDFVLNHTSDQHPWFQEALKGPDNPYRDYYLWADGKTAGQLPNNWASFFGGTVWEKEPAGNQYYFHLFAKEMPDLNWNNPEVQLSMLDIATFWMDKGVDGFRLDAFIHMDKEAGYPDVPNIVDGQIVLAEEYYANLPKVNHYMKNFAQALRKQYPDVFLVGEAASANIDLAVNYSDPLNEACDAVITFRYFSEDDTKKDVRLPLTMQSGKLDLKAFKATMSEWQDRLGDFGGPTLYWNNHDMARAVSRFGDVIHYRENSSKMLATLMYLQKGIPFILNGEEIGMKNLEIPTIDKFEAPEAKGFYEKALALGYSKEHILRELNATSKDASRGVMQWDDSVFAGFSTSPPWSDVNQEADYHVAAQEADEKSILNYYRKLLNYKQTPLFTKGSFKLIETNDQLYCYERTLGKQTALVCCNFTDQPVFFEDERFTEENFTVLLTNDFNSLEGKLGKLGPYGAAVLVFGIDEENEPHEENRISVF
- a CDS encoding glycoside hydrolase family 13 protein; this encodes METAAIFHRPDSEYAYLYKANEMHIRLRTKKGDAAQVNIISGDPYLHGTKKWYLDHVPMKLIASTDIHDYWMIAIGAEFKRLSYGFHVIGTDSLEVFYGDRGVFPFEEKYLEEANTFFRMPYFQEIDRFKSPDWVKETVWYQIFPERFANGDTSNDPEGTLPWGSKEHPTRDDFYGGDLQGVIDHLDYLVDLGINGIYFCPIFRATSNHKYDTTDYFEIDPDFGDKETFKKLVDEAHKRGIRIMLDAVFNHMGMLSYQWEDVIENEADSKYADWFHIHQFPVKLDDSLTTDELENVGEVPYDTFAFTGHMPKLNTANREVQDYLLEIAAYWIREFDIDAWRLDVANEVDHHFWKRFYQVTTDLKEDFYILGEIWHSSQSWLQGDEFHAVMNYAFTETIEDYFMKKKISASKMVAGLNEQLMLYRQQTNEVMFNVLDSHDTARILSISKGNKDIVKSSLAFTFMQNGSPCIYYGTEIGMDGFDDPDCRKCMVWDEAQQDLNMLAFTKELIAFRKEHQQNLSYGELNWFDVRDNEEVVGLKRTLGEETLIAYFNQGEQDLELVLDNIPEIVIGHLTFSDNRLLSIKQNGFVVFKIN
- a CDS encoding extracellular solute-binding protein gives rise to the protein MSNKRWKKIALGLVSLSAVLLAACGGGGKSEDSSASGGGSKESTTLKVDVDPRYTEYVNEMIPAFEKEHNVTVKITEKDMFDSIEALPLDGPAGIGTDVLVAPYDRIGILGQQGHLAEVKLPDDGRYDEMDEKQVLSEDKIYGAPFVIETLVMFYNKDLVDTAPATFKDLEELSTDERFAFESEKDKNVAFLANWVSPYHYLGLITGYGGYIFGDNGTDTTDIGLNTPEAVEAINYASNWYKNTWPKGALDVTSAENFMNDQFTSGKTAAVINGPWGAASYKEANVNYGVSTIPTLPNGENYQPFAGGSGWAISNYSKNKDLAQEWLDYVNNTENSQKLYELSAEIPANQETRTSISKGEDELTNAVIEQYNSAMPMPNIPEMEEVWTGTESMIFDAASGNKTPKEAADDTVKLIQDNIEQKYSTQ
- a CDS encoding extracellular solute-binding protein, whose amino-acid sequence is MKKSNWKKYAVGLVSASALLLAACGGGSGTDSTSSSNKEKNSGDELHISVDTGYIKYIDEIKEAFEKEHDVKIKVTERDMFEQLEALPLDGPAGNAPDIMMSAYDRVGPLGQQGHLAEITLGNEEQYDDTDKALVTIDDKIYAEPAVIETLVLYYNKDLVDKAPETFKDLEALSKDKKYDFAGEAGKNTGFLAKWTDFYFSYGLVAGYGGYVFGDNGTDPTDIGLNNKGAVEAITYATDWFQNVWPQGMQDITSSDAFITDQFLAGKVGAFIGGPWQAAALQEAGVNYGVSTIPTLNNGEEYQAFGGGKGWVVSNYSKNKDVAQEWVDYVTNTENQNKFYDMTNEIPANQESRKYATGQDDELTTAVIDQFKEAQPMPNIPEMAEVWAGAENLMFDAASGNKTPKQSADDAAKLISESIEQKYTN